Proteins from a single region of Chloroherpeton thalassium ATCC 35110:
- the cmr3 gene encoding type III-B CRISPR module-associated protein Cmr3, giving the protein MMTKTLKLTALDTLFFRDGRPFSMGDESWANGIFPPPPTVIYGALRTAYFSNHIDRFSKLKSQQELNKSKYDETLKLNINQIYFHYNGGNLFPIPFDILENKDNNEITVLKPEKEFGFSNSETEEILITPQNGQFENIENGFLEASELEAYLTGEIPTSYWKTVISSEPKVGVGQNNQTHASDDGMLYRVGLSRLADYDNNRLEIIVEFSDLEIPSALMRFGGEGKTVELSEHEIPFIKPDPQEIFQGYNSKRFKLYLLTPSYFTEGWKPTLPEGLKLVAAAIGKPLHIGGFDIQKDHPKPLRRFVPAGSIFIIEITNQKNLLDFVPNFHGVSISETEETKRQGFGITFMGRV; this is encoded by the coding sequence ATGATGACTAAAACACTTAAACTTACCGCGCTCGATACATTGTTTTTCCGAGACGGAAGGCCGTTTTCAATGGGGGACGAAAGTTGGGCAAATGGCATTTTTCCGCCGCCGCCCACCGTAATTTACGGTGCACTAAGAACGGCTTATTTTTCAAATCATATAGACCGCTTTTCAAAGCTGAAAAGTCAACAAGAATTAAATAAATCCAAGTATGATGAAACGTTAAAATTGAATATTAATCAAATTTATTTTCATTATAACGGTGGAAATCTTTTTCCAATTCCTTTTGATATTTTAGAAAATAAAGACAACAATGAGATAACGGTTCTTAAGCCTGAAAAAGAATTCGGGTTTTCAAACTCTGAAACGGAAGAAATTTTAATTACACCTCAAAACGGCCAATTTGAAAATATTGAGAACGGATTTTTAGAAGCATCCGAGCTTGAAGCATATTTGACGGGAGAAATTCCTACCTCATATTGGAAAACTGTTATTAGCTCGGAACCAAAAGTCGGAGTGGGACAGAATAATCAAACACACGCAAGTGATGATGGAATGCTTTACCGGGTTGGACTGAGCCGTTTGGCCGATTATGACAACAATCGGCTCGAAATCATTGTGGAATTTTCAGATTTAGAAATCCCATCGGCTTTGATGAGATTTGGCGGAGAAGGAAAAACCGTCGAACTTTCCGAACACGAAATACCATTCATAAAACCGGACCCTCAAGAAATATTTCAAGGATACAATTCAAAGCGATTCAAACTTTACCTTCTTACACCTTCGTATTTTACCGAAGGATGGAAACCGACATTACCAGAGGGATTAAAACTTGTTGCCGCAGCAATCGGGAAGCCTCTGCACATTGGCGGTTTTGATATTCAAAAGGATCATCCGAAGCCTTTAAGACGCTTCGTTCCTGCCGGAAGCATATTTATTATAGAAATTACAAATCAAAAGAATCTCTTGGATTTTGTCCCGAATTTTCATGGAGTTTCGATTTCCGAAACAGAGGAGACAAAGCGCCAAGGCTTTGGGATCACTTTTATGGGGAGGGTTTAA